ATTTTACTGATTGTTGTAAGAGGATTTCACCTTCTTCCGACAACTACTTTTCAGCATCGAACAACGAATTCGGTTTAAAACTCTATCAGAAATTGGCGACCAAACGGCAGAATAATGTCATAATCTCGCCGCTGAGTGTCGCTACTGCGCTTTCGATGACGTCACTAGGAGCTAAAGGCGAATCGTTGAAGCAATTCGAGAAACTGTTGAATCTAACCGACTCGGTACACGATCAATATAACCGAACAATCGACAGTTTGTACGGTGAAAAAGATCTGGTTTTTAAAATGGCGAACGCGGTTTGGATCGACGATTCGAGCGAAGTGCTCGGTTCGTTTGAGAAGAATATCGCGAAATCGTATTCGTCACAAAGTAACAGATTACAGTTTAAAAAGGCCGAAAAAGCAcgtgaaataatcaataaatggGTGTCTGAAAAAACGGATAACAAAATTCCGGAATTGTTGCCGTCGAATTCCATTTCGGCTGCTACGAGACTGGTTCTGACGAACGCCGTTTATTTTAAGGGACTTTGGAAAATTAGATTCAACTCAACAGAAAGAATGGAATTCCATTCGCTGAACGGGGAGAAGAAACAAGTTGAGTTTCTACTGGTAAAATCCGCCTTTAAGGCCGGTTTTAATCCCGCGTACAATGTGCGTGTTTTAGAGTTACCTTACACGAATAACCTGAGTATGTACATCTTAATGCCTAAGAACGCAAAAGAATTCTCGAAATTCGAACGAGATTTAAACGCGAGCACGTTGAGATATATCCTAGATAACACGCAAAAACCGACGCAACCATTTCAGGTAGCCATCCCGAAATTCGAAATATCATTCAATTCTAAATTAAAcgataaattaaaagaaatggGACTGACGGACGTATTCGATGAAAGTAAATCAGATTTATCGGCGATAGACGGCGCTAGAGGGCTGTACATATCCGGGGTTTATCACCAGGGTTTCATCGGTATCGATAAAGATGGGACCGAGGCGTCTGCGGCAAGCGGGGTTGTAGCTAATTGGAGATCGATGCCTCCGCAACCGTTCACCGCAAATCaaccatttattttcataatccGCGACAACTTCAACGCGTTAAATCTCTTCATTGGTAGATACGTGAAACCCTAAATTTCGATACAGAAAATACAGCAACCAGTTCCATAGCTCTACATAATTTGACTTTTgagttaaaataataaaaatccaCTGATTTTAGATCACTCTCAACTCCCtgcttagaccggtcttaattTGTAAGATTGActacagaaccaaaatgagcttagactggtcttaagttgttagattggctataaaaccaaaatgagcttagactggtctcaagttgttattGGCTATTGAATTAAGTTGgccttagactggttttaaatgAAAACCACGACCTTGAAACTGACATTCAGGGTTTAATTCAACTTCACAAAATGTATCTTTCGTTGTTACCGCGGAAAATAAAAACTCAATAAAGATGAATGGaatcagtttattttattttttttctggttaATCGGGATTGGAACGGTGCTGATAACTAGATTGATGCAGGTAGCGACACGATCGCTGAATGATACCCTTATCTTACAGCATCATTAGCTGCTGCAACTGCTGCTGAGGAGACAGAGATAAAGTTTCCATCACTAGCCGCCCGCAGAGAAAAACTATCAAAGTAAATCGTCAAACGGAAATTAATTCTACACGCGCCAAACAGGTAAGcgttcatttcaataaatcattctCATTATTGTCAAAATTGTTttgtgtttattttatttttttagtttatcaaataaatatttttctgaaCGAAAACGTTTAAttcaaaaatgatgattttcatcgAATTTCGTAATTACTGAGAATAGATTCGCCTAATCAAGCGCGATTAATTCCTCAAATTTTTGCTTAGACTCGATTTTAGGATTTCGAACCGTTCGCGCGTGCATGAAAACGAATGGATCAGCGAATTCAAAATGAGTTGAAAATATCGGAATATTTTTCTCGATCAATTCTGAACTCATCTTAGTTAAACATAAATGTAGATCATGCGCAATTTCACAGGCGCGACTTAAGTCAAAAGTGCTTTTAAGATCTTCAGTAGTCTCAAGTTTTGAGAACGGATAACCGAGACGGTCTCTAAGCCGTGGCTTAGAAACTAGCCCCTCGCACACTTGTGACAAAATGGTCTATAATCTTGCGTCTGAATAATTCTCAGATTCATTTGCCagcttttatttttttccgaGAATCGTCAAGTTAAAGTCAAATTTAGGTTAGATTCATTTGGGTAAGATAGGGCAGGGTAATAAGTTGGTTTGTAGGTAGTATAAGGCGCGGGTAGGTACTTAGGTATTGGTAGATAGTTAGTTAGGATAATAGGCGAGAGTTAAGATTAAGTGTAGTGTGTATAATTCACGTGATCAAATAACCGGAAGCAATATTCACAGTGTTATTACTACAATTTCCCTTGAGTGAAAATGCCGATAATTTATACCTGAAAGAATTAACCAAACGTCGCCTTTCCTTCGTAacgtatgacgtcatgcgTAACGTATTTGAAACGCCGACGGGGGCAGCGGGTTTCGAGCGGAAACTTTTGAGGGGACGCGCGCGCTTTGACGCCGCGAATTTAATCGCCCGTTAATCCGCggattaaatcaattatttcgagcatgtttttttttacgtaCGAAGCGTCGCGCGAATTAATCGAACGACTAAGTGAGGGGTAATTTCGGTTGATGAAAGATACGATTTGAACGACGGCGGATACAACATAACGGTATAATTGGATCGTAGCCCGGGGCGTGTATTTTAAACTGAGTGTTTGATTACTTCGTTAATTCGTCTCTTCTCGAACTTACTGAAATCTTCAATAAAAACTGTCAGTCACTGCGGGGTCGTAACTAACAGCTTACGGGATAAAAATATACACAGCGTGTAGTTCTACCCATCTCCGATCCGCCGCCGTcgtgatatatattatatatatatatatatatatatatatatatatatatatatatatatatatatatatatatatatatatatatatatatatatatatatatcatttatttatagaTATTTTGTTCGCTAAATTTTCGCCGCTTTTCTGTCACGTATTTCGGCTGAGCGCgtatcaataatgaaatggCTCGCGCGGACTGAAGTGGAAGATCTTTCCACACTGATCACGTGGTAGCGCCCTCGTAATTTCCGGACGGTTACGTAGTATAGGATCGTGGGTCGCACGACGTCTGGGGCTCTCCATCGCCTACAGTTAACACGAATAGTACTATACCGTATCGAATCCCACACTGTCAAAAAAACAGTCCGAAAAATGTTTCCTAGAGCCgatagtttattcgacgttcgGGGATACTGTTAAGCCGTAATAAATCATTAGCagaaggaaacttttcggacaCTTTTTATTCGTACGTATATCGCGGGTAATTTAGGttacaaataaaatgataGCTTGTTTCTCCcaatcggccgggtcactttAGTAAACCGCAATTTAGAATTtgttatcagttcatttctatagctgccgggtcaGTTATGTTTGGCTTGATCGTGattatttttctaagtatTGAATACCAGGGtggataggcggccggccgggtcaactaaTTGATTAGAAGcaattatgtatttttttagccttatgtTGTCAACAACACGGGCAAATAGTTTACCAATGGTTATAGTACTTGGCACTGTTAGGGGCTATCGGAAGAGAGGGGGTCATCCCTCCAATTGGTCATTCGTCCAAGATTCAACAGTATCAAACATTTGATATCCGACCCTAATTCATGCAGTTCAGTACAGAAATTTAATATAACATTATGAGAGCTGATAATCATCTCCCGAccaaaatttctaaatttgtcaAGGCTTCATTCAAAACCAAGTTGTGGCGATATGTTTGCAGTTTTCCTTCGTATCTATTTCAATTAGTTTCAtcgtattattttttcttactTCAAACTGCAAGTAGATATGATTTTCCGCAACGATGTACGACGACCAATGTATATATGGGTTTATATCAAGTAATTTGATTATGTTAATGTATTCTAATTCTATTGATTTTTTGTAAATCCCGTAATCGTCTAGGCGTGGCTAGGATGAAAGGAATCTTATCTATCTTATCTGATCTTATCTGTCACTCCTCGGTGGGACTGGAGACTTCAGCGCGATGCTAAACAGAACCGGTCGTTTTTGTGCCTAACTATTTGTAATAGTAAAGCTATGATAAATGTACCTTACAAAGCCTAAGCTCGCAATAGCGCACGATGTCCACTCTAAAACACGGTACTAATTCGATTATTGATATTCATAGACAACACGAGGTTTCCTGTAAAACAGCGcgcaatcaaattatatttggacACACGCGGACTAGTGACGTCACCGGATGAGCGGGCATGTGAACTAATCCTTAGTTTGATTGAATTCAAACCAGCTGCCGAtggaaaattgaataattaatgTTTCGCGGATTGACAGAAAATAAAGTCACAATAATAACTATGTAATTAGAACTGCGCGTACAAAAAGTCGGCGTTGAGTCCAGTGGAACGGGGAAGGGTAAGGATGTGAAGAGTGACAGTTCACCGGAAACTGTATACCGGAAACTGTTTACATGTGTACAGATCTATAAAATGAACGTTTACTTAGTAATAAATGTCAATTAACTTGAAAGCCTCGTTATTGACATTTAAACGGAAGGTAAATCTCAAAACTCTGAACGACAACAGAGATAGATGATCGGTTTTCATCTATACCGTTAGTTCTCACCCAGTCGCGTTTACATTAAttgtttaattgtttgatTAGCGGCAGGTTTTTTGGGTCAGGGTTTTAgcagcgagagagagagagagagtgggagggagagagagagagagagagagagagagagagagagagagagagagagagagagagagaggaggagagaggagggagagagggagagggagagggagagggagagggagagggagagggagagggagagggagagggagagggagagggagagggagagggagagggagagggagagggagagggagagggagagggaggagggagagggagagggagagggagagggagagggagagggagagggagagggagagggagagggagagggagagggagagggagagggagaggggagagggagagggagagggagagggagagggagagggagagggagagggagaggagagggagggagggagggggagggggaggggagggagagggagagggaggggagaggagagggagagggagggagagggagagggagaggagagggagagggagaggagagggagagggagagggagagggagggagaggagagggagaggagagggagagggagaggggtgGGTTTAGCGAGAATTGGCACCGTATAGGGTTAAAACCCGTAAGGTATAATATAACAGACGATGATAACTGCTGTTAACGCGCGCAGCTATAGATTAGTCTGTCTTTTTTACCTCTTACCATCG
This sequence is a window from Tubulanus polymorphus chromosome 9, tnTubPoly1.2, whole genome shotgun sequence. Protein-coding genes within it:
- the LOC141910968 gene encoding leukocyte elastase inhibitor-like yields the protein MGWRLLLLMTSMYFTDCCKRISPSSDNYFSASNNEFGLKLYQKLATKRQNNVIISPLSVATALSMTSLGAKGESLKQFEKLLNLTDSVHDQYNRTIDSLYGEKDLVFKMANAVWIDDSSEVLGSFEKNIAKSYSSQSNRLQFKKAEKAREIINKWVSEKTDNKIPELLPSNSISAATRLVLTNAVYFKGLWKIRFNSTERMEFHSLNGEKKQVEFLLVKSAFKAGFNPAYNVRVLELPYTNNLSMYILMPKNAKEFSKFERDLNASTLRYILDNTQKPTQPFQVAIPKFEISFNSKLNDKLKEMGLTDVFDESKSDLSAIDGARGLYISGVYHQGFIGIDKDGTEASAASGVVANWRSMPPQPFTANQPFIFIIRDNFNALNLFIGRYVKP